From the Chloroflexus aurantiacus J-10-fl genome, one window contains:
- the gmd gene encoding GDP-mannose 4,6-dehydratase, with translation MAPKRALITGITGQDGSYLAEFLLARGYEVIGMVRRSSTVNFERIRHIQDKITLVSGDLLDEVSLIHILREHRPHEVYNLAAQSFVQTSWPQPVFTGETTALGVTRLLDAVRIVDPEIRFYQASSSEMFGKVVEVPQKETTPFYPRSPYGVAKVYGHWITVNYRESYGMHATSGILFNHESPRRGLEFVTRKISHGVARIKLGLDEELRLGNLEARRDWGFAGDYVEAMWLMLQQDQPEDYVIATGETHSVREFCELAFGYVGLDYRDYVVIDQRFMRPAEVDLLIGDASKARQKLGWQPRTTFPELVQMMVEADLQLVKEQMR, from the coding sequence ATGGCTCCAAAGCGTGCGTTGATCACCGGTATTACTGGTCAAGATGGCAGTTACCTTGCCGAGTTCCTCCTTGCCAGGGGGTATGAGGTGATCGGCATGGTGCGTCGCTCGAGCACCGTCAATTTCGAGCGTATCAGGCATATTCAGGACAAAATCACGCTGGTAAGTGGCGACCTGCTCGATGAAGTGTCGCTGATCCATATCCTGCGCGAGCATCGCCCACACGAGGTGTACAATCTGGCTGCGCAGTCGTTTGTGCAGACATCGTGGCCCCAACCTGTGTTCACCGGCGAAACGACCGCTCTGGGTGTGACCCGCTTACTTGATGCGGTACGGATTGTTGACCCCGAAATCCGCTTTTATCAGGCGTCGAGCAGTGAGATGTTCGGCAAAGTGGTGGAGGTGCCCCAGAAGGAGACGACACCTTTTTATCCGCGAAGCCCCTACGGGGTGGCTAAGGTCTATGGTCACTGGATCACGGTCAACTATCGTGAGAGCTACGGCATGCACGCTACGTCGGGCATTCTGTTCAATCACGAGAGTCCGCGTCGTGGTCTCGAATTTGTGACGCGCAAGATTTCTCATGGCGTGGCGCGAATTAAACTCGGTCTCGATGAAGAACTACGCCTGGGTAATCTTGAAGCGCGGCGGGATTGGGGGTTTGCCGGCGATTACGTGGAGGCAATGTGGCTGATGTTGCAGCAGGATCAGCCAGAAGATTACGTGATCGCTACCGGTGAGACCCATTCGGTTCGTGAGTTTTGTGAACTGGCATTTGGTTATGTTGGTCTTGACTATCGCGATTATGTGGTGATCGATCAGCGCTTTATGCGTCCGGCTGAAGTCGATTTGCTGATCGGTGACGCCAGCAAGGCTCGCCAAAAACTGGGCTGGCAACCACGCACTACGTTCCCTGAACTGGTGCAGATGATGGTTGAGGCTGATCTACAGTTAGTTAAGGAGCAGATGCGATGA
- a CDS encoding helix-turn-helix domain-containing protein, whose protein sequence is MNEPIGQRIARLRNELGWTQQELAERLAISRVAVSHIELGLSVPGERTITLLAGLFKREPLQLVAGTDYPPARAERLPFVTCRYTEVELQLALLARDCEWIAAVGPIATGRATAILDEWRIRLERLTQETTDRRELDLLAAARRNLDRYL, encoded by the coding sequence ATGAACGAACCAATAGGACAACGGATTGCCCGCCTCCGCAATGAGTTGGGCTGGACTCAGCAAGAGCTTGCCGAACGGCTCGCCATTTCGCGAGTAGCAGTATCGCATATCGAGTTGGGGCTATCAGTGCCTGGAGAGCGTACCATTACGCTATTAGCCGGTTTATTTAAGCGCGAGCCGTTGCAGCTTGTTGCCGGTACCGATTACCCACCAGCGCGGGCCGAGCGCTTACCGTTTGTAACCTGTCGCTATACTGAAGTCGAACTACAACTTGCGCTGTTGGCCCGTGATTGTGAGTGGATTGCGGCAGTCGGGCCAATTGCGACCGGGCGAGCAACGGCCATCCTTGACGAATGGCGTATCCGGCTCGAACGTCTCACACAGGAGACAACCGACCGGCGCGAGCTAGACTTACTTGCCGCTGCTCGCCGCAATCTTGATCGATACTTATAA
- a CDS encoding CTP synthase, protein MTKYIFVTGGVVSSVGKGIGVASIGRLLKSRGLSVSVMKLDPYLNVDPGTMSPYQHGEVFVTADGAETDLDLGHYERFIDVNLSRLSNVTTGQIYSAVIAKERRGDYLGGTIQVIPHITNEIKSRIGSLARSSQADVVIVEIGGTVGDIESLPFLEAIRQMRKDVGRDNILYIHVTLLPHISTGELKTKPTQHSVMALRNVGISADIILCRADRPIDDEIREKIAFFADVDVRAVIPVPTVDSIYEVPLVLEDMGLGDYLVERLGLPATPPDLEEWRALVARIRQEKRRVPIALVGKYVELHDAYISVVEALHHAGLEQSIDIDIRWIAAEEVEREGPARLLSGVYGILVPGGFGERGIEGKIAAADYARIHGIPYLGLCLGMQCATIAFARHVLGTHDVNSTEFNPQTAHPVIDLMPDQRDITEKGGTMRLGLYPCDLVPGTRAHAAYGCDRVEERHRHRFEFNNRYRSVLEAAGLVISGISPDKRLVEIIELRDHPWYVASQFHPEFQSRPGKPHPLFRGFVAAAAQTLLAGEARQLPLVESTS, encoded by the coding sequence ATGACAAAGTACATTTTTGTGACAGGTGGTGTGGTTTCATCCGTGGGGAAGGGCATTGGTGTCGCCTCCATTGGCCGCCTGCTGAAGAGTCGTGGCCTTTCAGTTTCGGTTATGAAGCTCGATCCGTACCTGAATGTCGATCCGGGTACGATGTCACCGTATCAGCATGGTGAGGTCTTTGTCACGGCTGATGGAGCTGAAACCGATCTCGATTTAGGTCACTATGAACGATTCATCGATGTCAATCTCAGTCGGCTGAGCAACGTCACCACCGGTCAGATCTACTCGGCGGTTATCGCGAAAGAGCGGCGGGGTGATTACCTTGGCGGAACGATTCAGGTTATTCCGCATATCACCAACGAGATCAAGTCGCGGATTGGGTCACTGGCCAGGAGCAGTCAGGCCGATGTAGTGATTGTCGAAATTGGTGGTACAGTTGGCGACATTGAAAGCCTGCCGTTTCTGGAAGCCATCCGCCAAATGCGTAAGGATGTCGGGCGCGACAATATCCTTTACATTCACGTAACGCTACTGCCACATATCAGCACTGGCGAACTTAAGACAAAACCGACCCAACACTCGGTGATGGCGCTGCGCAACGTTGGAATTAGCGCCGACATCATCCTCTGCCGGGCCGACCGTCCGATTGACGATGAGATTCGCGAGAAGATTGCCTTCTTCGCCGACGTGGACGTGCGGGCTGTCATTCCGGTGCCGACGGTCGACTCGATCTACGAAGTACCACTGGTGCTGGAAGATATGGGATTAGGCGATTATCTGGTCGAACGGTTAGGGTTACCGGCTACCCCGCCCGATCTCGAAGAGTGGCGCGCACTCGTTGCCCGCATCCGTCAGGAAAAGCGGCGGGTGCCAATCGCACTGGTCGGCAAATATGTCGAGCTGCACGATGCCTATATCAGTGTCGTTGAGGCACTGCACCACGCCGGTCTCGAACAATCGATTGATATTGACATTCGTTGGATTGCCGCCGAGGAAGTGGAACGGGAAGGGCCGGCGCGCTTGCTGTCGGGAGTGTATGGGATACTGGTGCCGGGTGGTTTCGGCGAACGAGGGATCGAAGGCAAGATTGCGGCTGCTGACTACGCCCGGATTCACGGCATCCCCTATCTGGGTCTTTGTCTGGGGATGCAATGCGCCACCATCGCCTTTGCCCGCCATGTCCTCGGCACCCACGACGTCAACAGCACCGAATTCAACCCCCAGACTGCCCATCCGGTGATTGATCTGATGCCCGATCAGCGCGACATTACCGAAAAGGGTGGCACCATGCGGCTGGGTTTGTACCCATGTGATTTGGTACCGGGGACGCGAGCGCATGCCGCTTATGGCTGCGACCGGGTAGAAGAACGCCATCGCCATCGGTTTGAGTTTAACAATCGCTATCGCAGCGTGCTCGAAGCTGCCGGTCTGGTGATCAGTGGTATCTCACCCGATAAGCGGTTGGTCGAGATCATCGAACTTCGCGACCATCCCTGGTACGTTGCCAGTCAGTTCCATCCCGAATTTCAGTCCCGGCCCGGCAAACCGCACCCGCTCTTCCGCGGCTTTGTAGCGGCAGCCGCGCAGACACTCCTCGCCGGCGAAGCGCGCCAGTTGCCGCTGGTGGAAAGCACGTCGTAG
- the sucC gene encoding ADP-forming succinate--CoA ligase subunit beta — MKLHEYQARDLLARFGIPVTGGGVAVTPVEARTIAAEIGGPVVVKAQVHVGGRGKAGGVKLAQTPTEAEQVARQILGMNIKGLTVEKVLVAEAVSYKRELYLSAILDRGSKRVMMIASAEGGVEIEEVAKTNPDAIIKIPAHPTMGLLDFQARELAFRIGLNDGKQARQFAQIASALYRAFVECDASLVEINPLVVKADGSLLALDSKILLDESALFRHPDLAALHDPSAEPEAERRAREAGITYIKLDGNIGCMVNGAGLAMATMDVIKLSGGEPANFLDIGGGAGKEKVKAALQIILSDPNVKAVLFNIFGGITRVDEVARGIIAALEEVPTDVPMVARLVGTNEEAGRALLAESKLIPAATLAEGAQKAVAAARGEL, encoded by the coding sequence ATGAAGTTGCATGAATATCAGGCTCGCGACCTGTTAGCCCGTTTTGGTATTCCGGTGACAGGTGGCGGGGTAGCGGTTACACCGGTGGAAGCACGCACCATCGCCGCAGAGATCGGCGGCCCGGTCGTGGTGAAAGCCCAGGTACATGTTGGTGGACGTGGTAAGGCTGGTGGTGTAAAGCTGGCGCAAACCCCAACTGAGGCCGAGCAGGTTGCCAGACAGATTCTTGGCATGAACATCAAGGGGTTGACGGTGGAGAAGGTATTGGTTGCCGAAGCGGTGAGCTACAAGCGCGAGCTGTACCTTTCGGCCATCCTTGATCGCGGCAGCAAGCGCGTGATGATGATTGCCTCGGCTGAAGGTGGGGTTGAAATTGAAGAAGTAGCGAAGACGAACCCCGACGCCATCATTAAGATTCCGGCCCATCCAACGATGGGTCTGCTCGATTTTCAGGCCCGGGAACTGGCATTTCGCATTGGCTTAAACGATGGCAAGCAAGCGCGTCAGTTCGCACAAATTGCCAGTGCTCTGTATCGAGCTTTTGTTGAGTGTGATGCCTCACTGGTGGAGATCAATCCGTTGGTTGTCAAGGCCGACGGCAGCCTGCTTGCCCTCGACTCGAAAATTCTCCTCGATGAGAGTGCGCTATTCCGCCATCCCGATCTGGCTGCCCTGCACGATCCCTCTGCCGAGCCGGAAGCTGAGCGGCGTGCCCGCGAAGCGGGTATCACCTATATTAAGCTCGATGGCAACATTGGCTGCATGGTCAATGGTGCCGGTCTGGCGATGGCCACCATGGATGTGATTAAGCTGTCAGGTGGCGAGCCGGCCAATTTCCTTGATATTGGTGGTGGTGCCGGCAAAGAGAAGGTCAAAGCCGCTTTACAGATCATTCTCTCTGATCCAAACGTGAAGGCGGTGTTGTTTAATATCTTTGGTGGGATTACGCGGGTCGACGAAGTGGCACGCGGGATTATTGCTGCGCTCGAAGAGGTGCCAACCGATGTGCCGATGGTGGCCCGGCTGGTGGGGACAAATGAAGAAGCCGGACGGGCACTGCTGGCCGAGTCGAAGTTGATCCCTGCGGCAACGCTGGCTGAGGGTGCGCAGAAGGCAGTAGCAGCCGCTCGCGGTGAGTTATAA